The following are encoded together in the Callithrix jacchus isolate 240 chromosome 19, calJac240_pri, whole genome shotgun sequence genome:
- the LOC100403806 gene encoding transport and Golgi organization protein 1 homolog isoform X2, translating into MKNQIQQMMDVSRTQTAISVVEEDLNLLRSKLRASRSTKCNLEDQIKKLEDDRNSLQSAKVGLEDENRTLRQKVEILSELYQQKEMALQK; encoded by the exons atgaaaaatcAAATTCAGCAGATGATGGATGTCTCTCGG ACACAGACTGCAATATCGGTAGTTGAAGAGGATCTAAACCTTTTACGATCTAAGCTAAGAGCCTCCAGGTCCACTAAATGTAACCTGGAAG accagataaagaaattggAAGATGACCGCAACTCACTACAATCTGCCAAAGTTGGACTGGAAGATGAGAACAGAACCCTGAGGCAGAAAGTGGAGATTCTGAGTGAACTGTATCAGCAGAAGGAGATGGCTTTGCAAAA GTGA
- the LOC100403806 gene encoding transport and Golgi organization protein 1 homolog isoform X1 gives MKNQIQQMMDVSRTQTAISVVEEDLNLLRSKLRASRSTKCNLEDQIKKLEDDRNSLQSAKVGLEDENRTLRQKVEILSELYQQKEMALQNCQKLLPVAHVRGSI, from the exons atgaaaaatcAAATTCAGCAGATGATGGATGTCTCTCGG ACACAGACTGCAATATCGGTAGTTGAAGAGGATCTAAACCTTTTACGATCTAAGCTAAGAGCCTCCAGGTCCACTAAATGTAACCTGGAAG accagataaagaaattggAAGATGACCGCAACTCACTACAATCTGCCAAAGTTGGACTGGAAGATGAGAACAGAACCCTGAGGCAGAAAGTGGAGATTCTGAGTGAACTGTATCAGCAGAAGGAGATGGCTTTGCAAAA TTGTCAGAAACTGCTGCCTGTAGCTCATGTAAGAGGGAGCATTTGA